In one Magallana gigas chromosome 9, xbMagGiga1.1, whole genome shotgun sequence genomic region, the following are encoded:
- the LOC105334124 gene encoding uncharacterized protein, whose product MAEAPLHVVVASLEDAEKRINEFEVETVTSFTVFRRNKGFREVFSADLGKHRVKWEDVSRGEGPKIQYNGTPFIILGWDVRECQFGPDRNVTKKLKYQLEKTVEGKKDHSYIQKGRTLVQNTKKQDCPARIHLKRICVFPEYKINGPDSIWKRKDQSRRLKTDLENKKDPVTWEEEIHILFPSLDDHRNHVTGQLAGICQPIDKVIKKKIQCLMDEGVTKVAEMKRHIKSFSKKDLGNTSTQNRRFYPLDKDIRNVMDSYKNQTRFSKDDKENLELLLEEYKSVNDKDSFYLDISETEDFLFVGQTEWQKRLLNMYGQEICLLDATYKTTKYDLPAFFVCVNTNVGYTIVGCFITANETKNSIMRGLQYFKDWNVNWHPKYFMTDFDTSEISAIEETFEGKKMFEFADCHVYLCDFHREQAWDRWLKSHVNGCAEYKDEILSMFREIAKSTTENQFEQNLDNLRSSKIWKNKLKLQQWFERIWLANYERWVSLFRRSLFNVRVSTTNGLERQHLKLKQEYLSHTSDKSLSNLVNVLFSQVFPESYTRYIQYNARSLDSCKAYITSIPSFLKNRPRMLVEHCVKRMPPQVLVIPGENIRERSSGNFQVKSVDSGSVYDINLETPCPSCTCYDWQKYHLPCKHMLAVFHNYPSWDWDFLPAEYRDAPHFNLDFEILESIPNFESKIKQSCPVETSPEIPVHVSPDERPNSCTDAEERESRLTDAPSNTKDWLQCRELVKQIQGSIMNVCGLNISNIVQQLKQVANVLKEIEPKDDDLPVIMTPKRKRIRNMDDVSHKRRKVSNLPRPKKIKSRKQKAKTTNISLKDVCTPSETDVHMSEEYQDLTTTAKDEIQLQKEVNKIWDQAERTGYVMARCGDTNLTDEDIISLKGNNWLTDQVIDACLGAIAEAETDKGNKVYKMVTSTMTSILDGHCLQKMHLRDVQLHGYQVIIGAYFQEMGHWDLVVIEPMTRTIFFYNPLGETLPQKMHIQENWSHFFNRRISLGLEVGKSGEKWTLKTVPHTKQLDGHNCGVYIILFCERYFTKESISNITSEELRNTRVRLANKLLMYQVYIKDKCPACGFQMKQRQNKITCRQCDRKFHKLPHCVGESLQGDGFEHFTCRQCLACVRETVSEDSVTMKVPQAKNVNQMHI is encoded by the exons ATGGCAGAAGCTCCGCTTCACGTTGTTGTTGCATCCCTGGAAGACGCCGAAAAACGGATAAATGAATTCGAAGTTGAAACAGTAACTAGTTTCACTGTTTTCCGTCGTAATAAGGGATTCAGAGAGGTCTTCAGTG CAGACTTAGGTAAACACAGAGTGAAGTGGGAGGATGTGAGTCGTGGGGAAGGACCAAAAATTCAGTATAATGGAACCCcattcataatattaggttggGATGTAAGAGAGTGCCAGTTTGGACCTGACAGAAATGTGACGAAAAAGCTAAAGTATCAGTTGGAAAAG ACCGTGGAAGGAAAAAAAGACCATTCCTACATACAAAAAGGCAGGACGTTGGTTCAAAACACAAAGAAGCAGGATTGTCCTGCAAGAATTCACTTAAAAAGAATATGTGTTTTTCCAGAATATAAG ATCAATGGCCCAGACTCCATCTGGAAAAGAAAAGACCAGTCGCGAAGACTGAAAACTGATCTTGAGAATAAAAAAGATCCAGTGACATGGGAAGAGGAGATCCATATTCTTTTTCCCTCTCTGGATGATCATAGGAACCATGTTACTGgacaa cTTGCAGGGATTTGTCAGCCTATTGACaaagtaattaaaaagaaaattcaatgtCTAATGGATGAGGGTGTCACCAAAGTAGCTGAAATGAAGCGTCACATTAAGAGCTTCAGTAAAAAAGATCTTGGAAATACATCTACCCAGAATAGACGCTTCTATCCATTAGATAAAGACATTAGAAATGTGATGGATTcctataaaaatcaaacaag ATTTTCAAAGGATGATAAAGAAAATCTTGAGTTGTTGTTAGAAGAATATAAGTCTGTGAATGACAAAGACAGTTTCTACCTTGATATCTCTGA AACTGAAGATTTCCTATTTGTTGGCCAAACAGAATGGCAAAAAAGATTACTCAATATGTATGGTCAAGAAATCTGTTTGTTGGATGCAAcctataaaacaacaaaatatgacCTGCCAGCATTCTTTGTGTGTGTTAACACCAATGTTGGTTACACCATTGTTGGCTGCTTCATTACTGCAAATGAAACAAAGAATTCAATAATGAGAGGTCTGCAGTATTTTAAGGACTGGAATGTAAATTGGCATCCCAAATATTTTATGACTGATTTCGATACATCTGAAATTAGTGCTATAGAGGAAACTTTTGAAGGTAAAAAGAtg tttgaatttgcAGATTGCCACGTTTATTTATGTGACTTCCATAGAGAACAAGCCTGGGACAGGTGGCTCAAGTCACACGTCAATGGTTGTGCAGAGTACAAAGATGAGATACTTTCGAT gttccGAGAAATAGCTAAATCCACAACAGAAAACCAATTTGAGCAGAACTTGGACAATTTACGTTCCAGCAAGATTTGGAAAAACAAATTGAAGCTGCAACAATGGTTTGAGCGCATTTGGCTAGCTAATTATGAG AGATGGGTAAGCTTGTTTAGGAGAAGTTTGTTCAATGTCAGAGTGTCAACAACAAATGGACTTGAACGACAACacctaaaattaaaacaagaataCCTTTCTCACACAAGTGACAAGTCATTGTCAAACCTTGTCAATGTCCTTTTTTCGCAAGTCTTTCCTGAAAGTTACACACG GTATATTCAGTACAATGCAAGAAGCTTGGATTCTTGTAAAGCCTACATCACCAGCATTCcaagttttttgaaaaatagaCCAAGAATGCTTGTAGAACACTGTGTGAAAAGAATGCCTCCTCAAGTACTGGTGATACCAGGGGAAAACATAAGAGAGAGGTCATCTGGAAACTTTCAGGTGAAGAGTGTGGATTCTGGAAGTGTGTATGATATTAATCTAGAAACACCATGTCCATCCTGCACTTGTTATGACTGGCAGAAATATCACCTGCCATGCAAGCACATGCTTGCAGTATTTCACAATTATCCGAGCTGGGACTGGGACTTTTTACCAGCTGAGTACCGGGATGCCCCCCACTTTAATcttgactttgaaattttggaGTCCATTCCGAATTTTGAGTCAAAAATTAAACAATCATGTCCAGTAGAAACATCTCCAGAAATTCCAGTACATGTATCTCCAGATGAAAGACCCAACAGTTGCACAGATGCAGAAGAAAGAGAAAGCCGGTTAACAGATGCCCCATCAAACACCAAAGACTGGCTTCAGTGCAGAGAGCTGGTTAAACAAATTCAAGGCAGCATAATGAATGTTTGTGGACTCAATATCAGCAACATTGTTCAACAACTGAAACAAGTTGCTAATGTATTAAAGGAAATTGAGCCAAAGGATGATGACCTTCCTGTAATAATGACACCAAAACGAAAAAGGATCAGAAACATGGATGATGTCTCACATA aGAGAAGAAAAGTTTCAAATTTGCCAAggcccaaaaaaataaaatcaaggaAGCAGAAAg CAAAGACAACAAACATATCGCTAAAAGATGTCTGTACCCCATCTGAAACTGATGTCCATATGTCTGAAGAATATCAAGATTTAACTACAACGGCAAAAGATGAAATACAGC TTCAAAAAGAAGTGAACAAAATCTGGGATCAGGCTGAAAGAACAGGTTATGTCATGGCAAGGTGTGGTGATACTAACCTAACTGATGAGGACATCATCTCATTGAAGGGGAATAACTGGTTGACTGACCaa GTCATTGACGCATGTTTGGGGGCCATTGCCGAGGCAGAAACAGACAAGGGAAACAAAGTCTATAAAATGGTCACTTCAACAATGACATCTATATTGGATGGACATTGTCTTCAAAAGATGCATTTAAGAGAT GTTCAGTTACATGGCTATCAAGTAATAATTGGGGCTTATTTCCAAGAGATGGGACATTGGGACCTTGTG GTAATAGAGCCAATGACAAGAACTATATTCTTCTATAATCCTCTTGGTGAGACCCTTCCACAGAAGATGCACATACAAGAAAATTGGAG CCATTTCTTCAACAGAAGAATAAGTCTTGGGCTGGAGGTAGGCAAGTCAGGGGAGAAATGGACTCTTAAAACTGTTCCTCACACAAAACAGCTGGATGGGCATAATTGTGGTGTATATATAATTCTG TTTTGTGAAAGATATTTTACAAAAGAGAGTATTTCAAACATTACTAGTGAAGAACTGAGGAATACCAGGGTGAGGCTTGCTAATAAGCTGTTGATGTACCAAG TATACATCAAAGACAAATGTCCAGCATGTGgatttcaaatgaaacaaaGGCAAAATAAG ataacTTGTAGACAGTGTGACAGGAAATTTCACAAGTTGCCACATTGTGTTGGAGAATCTCTTCAAGGGGATGGTTTCGAGCATTTTACCTGCAGGCAATGTCTTGCCTGTGTGAGAGAGACA GTGTCAGAAGATAGTGTTACCATGAAGGTTCCTCAAGCAAAAAATGTAAACCAGATGCATATATAG